One Tachysurus fulvidraco isolate hzauxx_2018 chromosome 2, HZAU_PFXX_2.0, whole genome shotgun sequence DNA segment encodes these proteins:
- the mrpl46 gene encoding 39S ribosomal protein L46, mitochondrial: MAAPCWRCAWRPLRQIISGPGRLKSAVRYVSNSAQKVKIGSPPSPWVLHGAVCLQRLPVISQDLSPIEEKFMELMRQMELERSLLSDHELRLLEDAERMSRKQDADYDSDDEEAYGGQEIVTAQDLEDMWEQKFKLFQPAPRTKATDTADVSSAERCLGDSLVLLVKQDVGSQKVWLLPQLPWEAGETLRQTAERALASLPGTKLNATFLGNTPCGFYKYNFPKSIRTENRTGAKVFFFKAVLSGSDNLPPKKDSCVWVRKDELQDYLMPEYLKQVKRFILNL; the protein is encoded by the exons ATGGCGGCGCCCTGTTGGAGGTGTGCTTGGAGACCTCTAAGGCAAATTATTTCAGGACCAGGACGGTTAAAATCTGCAGTGCGTTATGTTTCTAACAGCGCTCAGAAAGTCAAGATTGGAAGCCCACCGTCACCGTGGGTTCTACACGGCGCCGTGTGTTTACAGAGGCTTCCGGTCATCTCTCAGGACTTGAGCCCGATTGAGGAGAAGTTCATGGAGCTCATGCGCCAG ATGGAGCTGGAGAGAAGTCTACTCTCAGACCACGAGTTGCGGCTGTTGGAAGACGCCGAGCGCATGAGCCGCAAACAGGATGCTGATTACGATTCGGATGACGAAGAGGCCTATGGAGGTCAAGAGATCGTCACAGCACAGGATTTGGAGGACATGTGGGAACAGAAGTTCAAGCTTTTCCAACCTGCTCCTAGGACGAAAG CTACTGACACCGCAGATGTGAGCTCGGCTGAACGCTGCCTGGGAGACAGCTTGGTGCTACTGGTGAAGCAGGATGTTGGCTCTCAGAAGGTTTGGCTTCTGCCTCAGCTGCCATGGGAGGCAGGAGAGACGCTGAGGCAGACCGCAGAGCGTGCCCTCGCCAGTCTGCCAG GCACAAAACTGAACGCAACCTTCCTCGGCAATACCCCTTGCGGATTTTACAAATACAACTTCCCCAAAAGCATCCGGACCGAGAACAGAACAGGAGCCAAGGTGTTTTTCTTCAAAGCCGTGCTCTCTGGTAGCGACAATCTGCCACCGAAGAAAGACTCCTGCGTGTGGGTGAGAAAGGATGAGCTCCAGGATTATCTCATGCCAGAATACCTGAAACAGGTCAAGCGATTTATTTTGAATCTGTGA